The Nitrogeniibacter aestuarii genome has a window encoding:
- a CDS encoding fumarate hydratase, which translates to MSTIKQEDFIQSIADAFQFISYYHPLDYIQALGKAYEREQSPAAKDAIAQILTNSRMCAEGHRPICQDTGIAVLFLKVGMNVRWDSSMSVQEMVNEGVRRAYTHPDNKLRASVLLDPAGARTNSKDNTPAVVHYEIVEGDTVDVTCAAKGGGSENKSKMVMLNPSDSIVDWVLKTVPTMGAGWCPPGILGIGIGGTPEKALLLAKESLMDHVDIQDLQEKADSGALLSRVEQLRLELFEKVNALGIGAQGLGGLTTVLDVKILDYPTHAASLPVAMIPNCAATRHVHFELDGSGPAKLEAPKLEDWPEVTWKADTDVATRVNLDTLTKEEVASWKPGQVLLLNGKMLTGRDAAHKRIQDMLAKGESLPVDFTNRVIYYVGPVDPVRDEVVGPAGPTTATRMDKFTRMMLEKTGLIAMVGKAERGQIAIDAIKDNKAAYLMAVGGSAYLVSKAIKTAKVVGFEDLGMEAIYEFDVKDMPVTVAVDAGGESVHRTGPKEWQLKIGKIPVVPA; encoded by the coding sequence GTGAGCACGATCAAGCAAGAAGATTTCATTCAGTCCATTGCGGACGCATTCCAATTCATCAGCTACTACCATCCGCTGGACTACATCCAGGCCCTGGGCAAAGCCTATGAGCGCGAGCAGTCCCCCGCCGCCAAAGACGCGATTGCCCAGATTCTGACAAACAGCCGCATGTGCGCGGAAGGTCATCGCCCGATCTGTCAGGACACAGGGATTGCCGTCTTGTTCCTCAAGGTTGGCATGAACGTCCGGTGGGACAGCAGCATGAGCGTTCAGGAAATGGTCAACGAAGGCGTCCGCCGCGCCTACACGCATCCGGACAACAAACTGCGCGCATCGGTGCTGCTCGACCCGGCCGGTGCCCGTACGAACAGCAAGGACAACACGCCGGCAGTCGTCCATTACGAGATCGTCGAAGGCGACACCGTGGACGTCACCTGTGCCGCCAAGGGCGGTGGCTCTGAAAACAAATCAAAAATGGTCATGCTTAACCCGTCGGACTCCATCGTCGACTGGGTGCTCAAGACCGTGCCCACCATGGGCGCGGGGTGGTGCCCACCGGGCATTCTTGGCATCGGCATCGGTGGCACGCCTGAAAAAGCGCTGCTGCTTGCGAAAGAGTCCTTGATGGATCATGTCGACATCCAGGATCTTCAGGAAAAAGCCGATAGTGGAGCGCTACTGTCTCGCGTGGAACAGTTGCGGCTCGAGCTGTTCGAGAAGGTGAACGCACTTGGCATCGGCGCCCAAGGCCTCGGCGGCCTGACCACCGTTCTTGACGTCAAGATTCTGGACTATCCGACCCACGCTGCCTCTTTGCCGGTTGCAATGATCCCCAACTGTGCAGCAACCCGTCACGTCCACTTCGAACTGGACGGATCCGGCCCGGCGAAGCTTGAGGCACCAAAACTGGAAGACTGGCCCGAGGTCACCTGGAAAGCCGATACCGATGTTGCAACCCGAGTCAATCTTGACACCCTGACGAAAGAAGAAGTCGCGTCATGGAAACCGGGACAGGTTCTGCTACTCAACGGAAAGATGCTCACTGGACGCGACGCTGCGCACAAGCGCATCCAAGACATGCTGGCGAAAGGAGAGTCCCTTCCGGTCGATTTCACCAATCGCGTTATTTACTATGTCGGCCCCGTCGACCCGGTGCGTGACGAGGTCGTAGGTCCTGCAGGCCCCACGACCGCAACCCGGATGGACAAATTCACGCGCATGATGCTCGAGAAGACAGGCCTTATCGCGATGGTGGGCAAAGCCGAGCGCGGACAGATTGCCATAGATGCAATCAAGGACAACAAGGCCGCGTACCTTATGGCCGTCGGCGGGTCGGCATACCTCGTTTCCAAGGCCATCAAGACTGCAAAAGTCGTCGGCTTCGAAGACCTCGGCATGGAAGCCATTTATGAATTTGACGTAAAGGACATGCCCGTCACCGTTGCAGTCGATGCTGGTGGCGAGTCTGTTCACCGAACGGGGCCGAAGGAGTGGCAGTTGAAGATAGGCAAGATTCCGGTGGTTCCGGCCTGA